A window of Littorina saxatilis isolate snail1 linkage group LG7, US_GU_Lsax_2.0, whole genome shotgun sequence contains these coding sequences:
- the LOC138971996 gene encoding mucin-2-like — MSMSSPYILCVTNPTTTTTTTTTTTTTTTTTTTTTTTTTTTTTTTTTIYRTTTTTTTTTTTTTPPTPATNQGGSSPSQPGDPTPYKAPHVDPPLTPVHHRTPRASGAFTPRYPTPALNKYPTPPRLVSNRTPAYVDEATLAPNRTPAIQNNYPSPPRIMSNRTPVYVGGATTRMATPPKPVSAPYRTPATQNKASPPYPTPPLLVPHRPTALPPQRTPSLPGGVTSSLNPDKTPTPNPNNPDKTPTQNPDNPNKTPTPNPYNPDNPNKTPTPNPNNPDNPNKTPTPNSNNPDNPNMTPTPNPNNPDKTPTPNPDHPQKPVTSVHRTPATLTNYPTPPRILSNRTPAYVGGATTRMVTPVSAHYGTRATQNKASPPYPTPPLLIPHRPTALPPQRTPSLPGGVMSPTPNPNNPQKPTSVNRTPAIQTNYPTPPRILSNRTPAYVGGATTRMVTPVSAPYGTPATQNKASPPYPTPPLLIPHRPTALPPQRTPSLPGGVTSPTHIPNNPGNTPTPNPNNPGNTPTPNPNNPGNTPTPNPNNPDVTPTPNTINPDVTLIPNTNNPNLTPSPNTNNPDVTPTPNTNNPDLTPSPNTNNPDKPNTPTPLPVATKKPNTPTPLPVTTKKPNTPTQLPVTTKKPNTPTPLPVTTKKPNTPTPQPVTTKKPNTPTPLPVTTKKPNTLTPQPVTTKKPNTPTPLPVTTKKPNTPTPLPVATKKPNTPTPLPVTTKKPNTPTPLPVTTKKPNTPTPLPVTTKKPNTPTPLPVTTKKPNSPTPLPVTTKKPNTSTPLPVTNKKPNTPTPLPVTTKKPNTPTPLPVTTKKPNTPTPLPVTTKKPNTPTPQPVTTKKPNTPTPLPVTTKKPNTPTSLPVTTKKPNTPTPLPVTTKKPNTPTSLPVTTKKPNTLPPQRTPAIIGTVGTTLTSGGMPNTPTAITTQTQATPTVSQATPTVSHVTHTVLQTTPTVSQATPTVSHVTHTASQTTPTVSQATPTVSHVTPTASHVTPTVSQTWPTISQPTPTVVHNTPTVSQATPTVVHNTPTVSQATPTLPYGQTVKPQCTCGQQNIPIVIPPFSPIYPPAIPTVPGMVLAGYFMVPMLVPYFNSVTNCQHSAQTPVTPTLPHPSNPTTPRSVSPSVLPVSTPTLPHPSNPTTPLSVSPSILPVSTPYSIPVSTGTSQGTDVVTNPVQGKGY; from the exons atGTCAATG TCCTCCCCGTATATACTGTGTGTAACcaatccaacaacaacaacaacaacaacaacaacaacaacaacaacaacaacaacaacaacaacaacaacaacaacaacaacaacaacaacaacaacaacaacaacaattt ATCGCACCACAACgacaaccaccacaaccacaaccacaaccaccccTCCCACCCCCGCTACTAACCAGGGAGGTTCGAGTCCCTCCCAACCCGGGGACCCCACACCCTATAAGGCCCCCCACGTTGACCCCCCACTAACACCTGTCCACCACAGGACCCCACGCGCTTCAGGGGCGTTCACGCCCAGGTACCCAACTCCGGCCTTGAACAAATACCCCACCCCGCCCCGGTTAGTGTCCAACCGAACGCCGGCCTATGTGGACGAAGCTACCCTCGCCCCTAATAGAACTCCGGCCATTCAGAACAATTACCCCAGCCCGCCCCGTATAATGTCCAACCGAACGCCGGTCTATGTGGGCGGAGCTACCACCCGTATGGCCACACCCCCAAAGCCTGTCTCCGCCCCTTACCGAACCCCGGCCACTCAGAACAAAGCGTCACCTCCCTATCCTACTCCTCCGCTTTTAGTTCCACACAGACCCACCGCCTTGCCACCCCAGCGTACCCCTTCTTTACCGGGTGGGGTGACGTCCTCTTTAAATCCAGACAAGACTCCAACCCCAAATCCAAACAACCCCGACAAAACACCGACACAAAATCCAGACAATCCAAACAAGACACCCACACCCAATCCTTATAATCCAGACAATCCAAACAAGACACCCACACCCAATCCTAATAATCCAGACAATCCAAACAAGACACCCACACCCAATTCTAATAATCCAGACAATCCAAACATGACACCCACACCCAATCCTAATAATCCAGACAAAACACCAACACCAAATCCCGACCATCCCCAAAAGCCTGTCACTTCAGTTCATAGAACCCCGGCTACTCTGACCAATTACCCCACCCCGCCCCGTATACTGTCCAACCGAACTCCGGCCTATGTGGGCGGAGCTACCACCCGTATGGTCACACCCGTTTCCGCCCATTACGGAACCCGGGCCACTCAAAACAAAGCGTCACCTCCCTATCCTACTCCCCCGCTCTTAATTCCACACAGACCCACCGCCTTGCCACCCCAGCGCACCCCTTCCTTACCGGGTGGGGTGATGTCACCCACACCAAATCCCAACAATCCTCAAAAGCCTACTTCTGTTAATAGAACCCCGGCAATTCAGACAAACTACCCTACCCCGCCCCGTATATTGTCCAACCGAACGCCGGCCTATGTGGGCGGAGCTACCACCCGTATGGTCACACCCGTTTCAGCCCCTTACGGAACCCCGGCCACTCAAAACAAAGCGTCACCTCCCTATCCTACTCCCCCGCTCTTAATTCCACACAGACCCACCGCCTTGCCACCCCAACGCACTCCTTCCTTACCGGGTGGGGTAACGTCACCAACACATATTCCCAACAATCCAGGCAATACACCAACACCAAATCCCAACAATCCAGGCAATACACCAACACCAAATCCCAACAATCCAGGCAATACACCAACACCAAATCCCAACAATCCTGACGTCACACCTACACCAAATACAATCAATCCTGACGTCACACTGATACCAAATACAAACAATCCTAACCTCACACCTTCACCAAATACAAACAATCCTGACGTCACACCTACTCCAAATACAAACAATCCCGACCTCACACCTTCACCAAATACAAACAATCCTGAC AAACCTAACACCCCTACACCACTGCCTGTTGCAACCAAGAAACCCAACACCCCTACACCACTGCCTGTTACAACCAAGAAACCCAACACCCCTACACAACTGCCTGTTACAACCAAGAAACCCAACACCCCTACACCACTGCCTGTTACAACCAAGAAACCCAACACCCCTACACCACAGCCTGTTACAACCAAGAAACCCAACACCCCTACACCACTGCCTGTTACAACCAAGAAACCCAACACCCTGACACCACAGCCTGTTACAACCAAGAAACCTAACACCCCTACACCACTGCCTGTTACAACCAAGAAACCCAATACCCCTACACCACTGCCTGTTGCAACCAAGAAACCCAACACCCCTACACCACTGCCTGTTACAACCAAGAAACCCAACACCCCTACACCACTGCCTGTTACAACCAAGAAACCCAATACTCCTACACCACTGCCTGTTACAACCAAGAAACCCAACACCCCTACACCACTGCCTGTTACAACCAAGAAACCCAACTCCCCTACACCACTGCCTGTTACAACCAAGAAACCCAACACCTCTACACCACTGCCTGTTACAAACAAGAAACCCAATACCCCTACACCACTGCCTGTTACAACCAAGAAACCCAATACTCCTACACCACTGCCTGTTACAACCAAGAAACCCAATACCCCAACACCACTGCCTGTTACAACCAAGAAACCCAACACCCCTACACCACAACCTGTTACAACCAAGAAACCCAACACCCCTACACCACTGCCTGTTACAACCAAGAAACCCAACACCCCTACATCACTGCCTGTTACAACCAAGAAACCCAACACCCCTACCCCACTGCCTGTTACAACCAAGAAACCCAATACCCCTACATCACTGCCTGTTACAACCAAGAAACCCAACACGTTACCACCCCAACGGACACCCGCTATAATAGGTACCGTCGGCACAACATTGACAAGCGGGGGTATGCCAAACACACCCACTGCAATTACCACGCAAACGCAGGCCACGCCCACCGTTTCACAAGCCACTCCCACTGTTTCACACGTGACTCACACTGTTTTGCAGACAACGCCCACCGTTTCACAAGCCACGCCTACTGTTTCTCACGTGACACACACTGCTTCGCAGACTACGCCCACCGTTTCACAAGCCACGCCTACTGTTTCACACGTTACACCCACTGCTTCACACGTAACACCCACTGTTTCACAGACTTGGCCCACCATCTCTCAGCCCACCCCCACTGTTGTCCACAACACGCCCACCGTTTCTCAGGCCACACCCACTGTTGTCCACAACACGCCCACCGTTTCTCAGGCCACACCCACTCTGCCCTATGGTCAGACGGTAAAGCCACAGTGTACGTGTGGTCAGCAGAATATACCAATCGTCATCCCCCCTTTCAGTCCCATCTACCCTCCCGCGATACCCACAGTGCCCGGAATGGTGCTAGCTGGGTACTTCATGGTGCCCATGCTAGTGCCCTATTTCAATAGTGTGACGAACTGTCAGCATAGCGCACAGACACCTGTGACTCCCACCCTCCCTCATCCGTCAAATCCCACCACCCCTCGTTCTGTTAGCCCTAGTGTCCTCCCTGTCTctacccccaccctccctcatCCGTCAAATCCCACCACCCCTCTTTCTGTCAGCCCCAGCATCCTCCCTGTCTCTACCCCCTACTCCATACCCGTCAGCACCGGAACGTCACAGGGTACCGATGTCGTCACTAATCCTGTTCAAGGTAAAGGGTActaa